The Cynocephalus volans isolate mCynVol1 chromosome 2, mCynVol1.pri, whole genome shotgun sequence genome window below encodes:
- the GIN1 gene encoding gypsy retrotransposon integrase-like protein 1 isoform X3, producing MMVRSGKNGDLHLKQIAYYKRTGEYHPTTLPSERSGIRRAAKKFVFKEKKLFYVGKDRKQNRLVIVSEEEKKKVLRECHENDSGSHHGISRTLTLVESNYYWTSVTNDVKQWVYACQHCQVAKTAVILAPKQHLLKVENPWSIITVDLMGPFHTSNRSHVYAIIMTDLFTKWVMILPLCDVSASEISKAIINIFFLYGPPQKIIMDQRDEFIQQINVELNGLFGTKQIVISHTSGTLNPTESTPSTIKTILSKHCADHPDNWDDHLSAVSFAFNVTHLEPTKNTPYFQMFNRNPYMPETSGSLHEADGDNTSMFAKILYAIKEAEKMMENKTSEGQVENNNLDELNKSKLAIKKKPKQLNPFHLKVGHEVLRQRKNWWKDGRFQSEWVGPCVIDYITEGGCAVLRDNTGARLKRPIKMSHLKPYVRESSEQAFISCKVQ from the exons ATGATGGTCCGTAGTGGAAAAAATGGTGACCTTCATCTTAAACAGATTGCATATTATAAACGAACTGGTGAATATCATCCAACTACACTGCCAAGTGAGAGAAGTGGCATAAGAAGAGCAGCAAAAAAATTTGTCTTCAAAG aaaaaaagctgttttatgttggaaaagatagaaaacaaaatcGTTTGGTAATTgtttcagaagaggaaaaaaagaaggtcTTAAGAGAATGCCATGAAAATGACTCTGGATCTCATCATGGCATATCCAGAACCCTCACTCTAGTGGAATCCAATTACTATTGGACTTCTGTGACCAATGATGTCAAACAGTGG GTATATGCTTGTCAGCATTGCCAAGTGGCAAAAACTGCAGTTATTCTAGCACCTAAACAACACCTTCTCAAGGTAGAAAATCCATGGAGTATAATTACTGTTGATCTGATGGGACCTTTTCATACAAGCAACAGAAGTCATGTATATGCTATAATCATGACAGATTTATTCACAAAATGGGTTATGATTTTGCCTCTATGTGATGTTTCAGCATCAGAAATTTCTAAAGCTattatcaatatatttttcttatatggaCCTCCTCAGAAAATAATAATGGACCAAAGAGATGAATTCATTCAACAG ATCAATGTTGAGCTAAATGGACTGTTTGGCACAAAGCAAATTGTAATATCTCACACTTCTGGAACTCTAAACCCAACTGAAAGTACACCTAGCACAATCAAAACGATTCTCTCCAAACACTGTGCTGACCACCCAGACAACTGGGATGATCACCTATCAGCTGTTTCATTTGCCTTCAATGTGACTCACTTG GAGCCTACTAAAAATACaccatattttcaaatgtttaatcGAAATCCTTATATGCCTGAGACATCAGGTAGTCTTCATGAAGCAGATGGTGATAATACAAGTATGTTTGCCAAAATTCTATATGCAATTAAAGAAGCtgaaaaaatgatggaaaataagACTTCAGAAGGCCAG GTGGAGAACAACAATTTGgatgaattaaataaaagcaagcttgctattaaaaagaaaccaaagcaaTTAAATCCATTTCATTTAAAAGTGGGTCATGAAGTTTTAAGACAAAGGAAAAACTGGTGGAAGGATGGTCGTTTCCAGTCTGAATGGGTTGGTCCTTGTGTCATAGACTATATTACAGAAGGTGGATGTGCTGTCCTGAGAGACAATACTGGGGCTAGACTTAAAAGACCTATCAAAATGTCTCACCTTAAGCCGTATGTAAGAGAATCCAGTGAACAAG